The following are from one region of the Amedibacterium intestinale genome:
- the polA gene encoding DNA polymerase I, producing the protein MKKLMLIDGNSMLFRAYYATLYGRMMKTSNGIPTNAVYGFITMINKALSLIEPDAVMVAWDSGKPTFRHESYDAYKGTRKQLDQELIVQFPIAREYLDACGIARYECDGIEADDIIGSISKQHPDVQIHILSSDRDLLQLIDDTTDVYLMKKGISELEVMDKAKLKETLGILPSQIIDLKALMGDTADNIPGVKGIGEKTALKLLDTYETVDNVYAHIEEIKGKLKEKLENDKENAFMSKFLATIRCDAQIPLSLEDMKISEKEESLHDFFVKYEMNTFAKQTAKKEEKKAKREYRVVQKIDESLCQKPGFVYADYDNENYYDAQLYGFVLCNKEDCVYIKLDDAKKDETFKAYLNQKDALMVYDAKNFYHACHKNGLKCGDVVFDLMIAAFLLDGTISDYDKLKEKYGFYETLSKDEVYGKKGKPKLPSFEEQIEYACTQTMQMYDLVEDITKQLEEASMKQLFEEIEVPLTRVLYAMEKEGVVTSLSTLDEIAKETNRKIEDLAKQIYDLAGMEFNINSPKQLAGVLYDELGLKAGKKRSTAADVLEKLIHVHPIIPLLLEHRKYQKIYSTYAVGLSRHVLSDGKIHTIFNQIQTQTGRLSSSEPNLQNISVRDEEGKEIRKAFVASEHHVLMSADYSQIELRMLAHMADEKQMIDAFNHNIDIHTKTAMQIFDVEQENVDANMRRSAKTVNFGIVYGQSDFGLSEQLGITRKEAHDFIEKYFISYPNIKTFMDQTIAFCEEHGYVETLFHRRRYIKEINDKNYMMREFGKRAAMNAPIQGSAADLIKLAMIQIYKKMQEENVTSRMILQIHDELIFDVCEEEIDIMKKIVEEGMQNAMKLKVPLVAEAAIGKTWYDAK; encoded by the coding sequence TCATTGTACAGTTTCCAATCGCAAGAGAATATTTGGATGCATGCGGGATTGCACGTTATGAATGTGATGGTATAGAAGCAGATGATATCATTGGCTCCATTTCAAAGCAGCATCCTGATGTGCAAATACATATTTTATCAAGTGATCGAGATTTGCTGCAGCTGATTGATGATACAACAGATGTATACTTGATGAAAAAAGGGATTAGTGAGCTGGAAGTTATGGACAAAGCGAAACTGAAAGAAACTTTAGGTATTCTTCCTTCTCAAATCATTGATTTAAAAGCGTTGATGGGAGATACAGCCGATAATATTCCCGGCGTAAAAGGAATTGGTGAAAAAACAGCCTTAAAACTACTGGATACATATGAAACGGTGGATAATGTATATGCTCACATTGAAGAAATAAAAGGAAAGTTAAAAGAAAAACTGGAAAATGACAAAGAAAATGCTTTTATGTCAAAATTTTTGGCAACGATTCGCTGTGATGCGCAAATTCCTTTATCACTAGAAGATATGAAGATAAGCGAAAAGGAAGAATCTCTTCATGATTTCTTTGTGAAATATGAAATGAATACGTTTGCGAAACAAACAGCTAAAAAAGAAGAAAAGAAAGCAAAAAGAGAATATCGAGTTGTTCAGAAAATTGATGAAAGTTTATGTCAGAAACCAGGTTTTGTATATGCTGATTATGATAATGAGAACTATTATGATGCACAGTTATATGGTTTTGTATTATGCAATAAAGAGGATTGTGTTTATATAAAATTAGATGATGCGAAAAAGGATGAAACTTTTAAAGCGTATTTAAATCAGAAAGATGCACTAATGGTATATGATGCGAAAAACTTTTATCATGCATGTCATAAAAATGGATTGAAGTGTGGCGATGTAGTATTTGATTTGATGATTGCGGCATTTTTACTTGATGGAACAATTTCAGATTATGATAAGTTAAAAGAAAAATACGGATTTTATGAAACATTGAGCAAAGATGAAGTTTATGGTAAAAAAGGAAAGCCAAAACTTCCATCTTTTGAGGAACAGATAGAATATGCTTGTACACAGACAATGCAGATGTATGACTTAGTGGAAGATATCACAAAACAGCTGGAAGAAGCTAGTATGAAACAATTATTTGAAGAAATTGAAGTTCCTTTGACACGTGTGCTTTATGCTATGGAAAAAGAAGGTGTTGTTACAAGTTTATCTACACTGGATGAGATTGCGAAAGAAACAAATAGAAAAATAGAAGATTTAGCGAAACAAATCTATGATTTGGCAGGTATGGAATTTAATATCAATTCTCCAAAACAGCTTGCAGGGGTTTTGTATGATGAATTAGGGTTAAAAGCAGGAAAGAAAAGAAGTACAGCTGCAGATGTATTAGAAAAACTAATACATGTACATCCAATTATTCCTCTTCTTTTGGAACATCGTAAATACCAGAAGATTTATAGTACTTATGCAGTTGGATTAAGCCGTCATGTATTGTCAGATGGAAAAATTCATACGATTTTTAATCAGATACAAACCCAGACTGGCCGTTTATCTTCTTCTGAGCCAAATCTGCAAAATATATCTGTACGTGATGAAGAAGGCAAAGAAATAAGAAAGGCCTTTGTTGCGAGTGAACATCATGTTTTGATGTCTGCTGATTACTCACAGATTGAGCTGCGAATGTTAGCCCATATGGCAGATGAAAAGCAAATGATCGATGCATTTAATCACAACATTGATATTCATACCAAAACGGCAATGCAGATTTTTGATGTAGAGCAGGAAAATGTCGATGCGAATATGCGTCGAAGTGCAAAAACGGTAAACTTTGGGATTGTGTATGGACAAAGTGATTTTGGTCTAAGTGAACAGCTGGGAATTACTAGAAAAGAAGCCCATGATTTTATTGAAAAATACTTTATTTCATATCCTAATATCAAAACCTTTATGGATCAAACAATTGCTTTTTGTGAGGAACATGGATATGTGGAAACATTATTCCATCGCAGAAGATATATAAAAGAAATTAATGATAAAAATTATATGATGCGTGAATTTGGCAAAAGAGCAGCGATGAATGCACCAATTCAGGGAAGTGCTGCAGATTTAATTAAGCTTGCAATGATACAGATTTATAAGAAAATGCAGGAAGAAAATGTAACATCACGTATGATATTACAAATTCATGATGAGCTTATTTTTGATGTATGTGAAGAGGAAATTGATATTATGAAAAAAATTGTAGAGGAAGGAATGCAGAATGCGATGAAGTTAAAAGTTCCTTTGGTGGCAGAGGCTGCGATTGGAAAAACATGGTATGATGCAAAATAG
- the mutM gene encoding DNA-formamidopyrimidine glycosylase, which yields MPELPEVETVVRTLEHQLQHVSILDCKVLWDNIIAYPDVSTFTKLIKGKTIHSYSRHGKYLMFDLGEYMWIVHLRMEGKFYVMQQNTPINKHTHVVFSLNDGRELHYNDTRKFGKMYLYEKQETIEEYPCFKKIGYDVFDERLNAQYLYRLLHKKPSVLKAVLLDQNIMAGIGNIYADEICFAMKMHPETKISHLRKKDFEELLYQARRILSGAIAAGGTTIRSYTSSLGVDGRFQLKLKVHAKKGEKCLVCQSEIKKIVVAGRGTCYCPTCQRKR from the coding sequence ATGCCAGAATTACCAGAAGTAGAAACAGTTGTAAGAACATTGGAACATCAGTTGCAGCATGTAAGTATTCTTGACTGTAAAGTATTATGGGATAATATCATTGCTTATCCGGATGTTTCAACATTTACAAAATTGATAAAAGGAAAAACCATACATTCTTATTCTCGTCATGGGAAATACCTTATGTTTGATTTAGGTGAATATATGTGGATCGTTCACTTGCGAATGGAAGGAAAATTTTATGTGATGCAGCAAAATACTCCAATAAACAAGCATACACATGTGGTATTTAGTTTGAATGATGGAAGAGAACTGCATTATAACGATACACGTAAATTTGGAAAAATGTATTTATATGAAAAACAAGAAACTATAGAAGAATATCCCTGTTTTAAAAAAATTGGCTATGATGTTTTTGATGAAAGATTAAATGCACAGTATCTATATCGCCTCTTGCATAAAAAGCCAAGTGTATTAAAGGCAGTGCTGCTGGATCAAAACATTATGGCTGGTATTGGAAATATCTATGCCGATGAAATATGTTTTGCGATGAAAATGCATCCAGAAACAAAAATTTCACATTTGCGAAAAAAAGATTTTGAAGAATTGTTATATCAGGCGAGAAGAATCTTGTCAGGTGCAATAGCTGCAGGGGGAACAACGATTCGCTCTTATACTTCCAGTCTGGGAGTTGATGGGAGATTTCAGTTAAAGTTAAAAGTACATGCGAAAAAAGGAGAGAAATGTTTGGTGTGTCAAAGTGAAATCAAGAAGATTGTTGTAGCAGGAAGAGGAACCTGTTATTGTCCGACATGCCAGCGAAAACGATGA
- the coaE gene encoding dephospho-CoA kinase (Dephospho-CoA kinase (CoaE) performs the final step in coenzyme A biosynthesis.), which yields MKKIGLTGVMGAGKSSVIEILKQKQIPVLDCDAINASLLEKGEEGYTQIIAHFGSGLLDDDGNINKQKMSHEIFKNPLNKTQAEKILHPLIQKRIMQILNDLKKERIVVVEVPLLFEVHWESFFDEVWVVACEEQVLLERLVKYRHVDKEEAKIRLSHQLSQDEKIKRGDVILWNNGNKNDLYQKICAILEK from the coding sequence ATGAAAAAAATAGGATTAACAGGAGTAATGGGAGCTGGAAAATCCAGTGTTATTGAAATCTTGAAACAAAAACAGATCCCTGTTTTGGATTGTGATGCAATCAATGCATCCTTGCTGGAAAAAGGAGAAGAGGGTTATACGCAAATTATAGCGCATTTTGGAAGTGGTTTATTAGATGATGATGGAAATATAAATAAACAAAAGATGAGCCATGAGATTTTTAAAAACCCTTTAAACAAAACACAGGCAGAAAAAATTCTGCACCCTTTGATTCAAAAAAGAATCATGCAAATTTTGAATGATTTAAAAAAGGAAAGAATTGTAGTTGTTGAAGTGCCCCTTTTATTTGAAGTGCATTGGGAAAGTTTTTTTGATGAAGTATGGGTTGTTGCGTGTGAAGAACAAGTATTATTAGAACGTCTTGTGAAATATCGTCATGTCGATAAAGAAGAGGCAAAGATAAGATTGTCTCATCAGTTATCGCAGGATGAAAAAATCAAGCGTGGAGATGTCATTTTATGGAATAATGGGAATAAAAACGACCTATACCAAAAGATATGTGCTATACTGGAGAAGTAA
- a CDS encoding DnaD domain protein, with the protein MAGKEDKCCIEVMGEMTMERSAAFSMLYYPLIGKDAAVLYHTLMAIATRSRKIKNHLLIEKISGLSAALIEKNRHVLEQFLLLKTYYKAEENRFVYQLFVPKNGNEFLRHEVFGRLYMKKMGKQVYEFNKLCFALNVEDKSEYLEITAPFENLLDDEWKGKEEEAFRKSRPKEEGLYQSEFALRFNYDRFLQGLSTSVFPQMARNEKNLRCIGELATIHGIDEMSMRKLVSQSMNLKDNTLNLEVLKRKARSFQGEWKQEEKDIYKLPPVRFLQNLQRGIAVSNTDKKLIESLLHDFQMQPDVVNVLIEYVLEKTNQKLTKSYVEKIAGEWVRLQIDTSQKAFEHIANDKQKKVDKVSSKKLPEWYHNQDLVQSNDVKVDEEELERLMKQLGGE; encoded by the coding sequence ATGGCTGGAAAAGAAGATAAGTGCTGTATAGAAGTCATGGGTGAAATGACGATGGAGAGAAGTGCTGCTTTTTCTATGCTGTATTATCCTTTGATTGGAAAAGATGCCGCCGTTTTGTATCATACTTTAATGGCGATTGCGACAAGGTCAAGAAAAATAAAAAATCACTTATTAATTGAAAAAATCAGTGGATTATCTGCTGCATTGATAGAAAAAAACAGACATGTATTAGAACAATTTCTGTTGTTGAAAACATATTACAAAGCAGAAGAAAATCGATTTGTATATCAGTTGTTTGTGCCAAAAAATGGAAATGAGTTTTTAAGACACGAAGTATTTGGCAGATTGTATATGAAAAAAATGGGAAAGCAGGTTTATGAGTTTAATAAATTGTGTTTTGCCTTGAATGTAGAAGATAAAAGCGAATATTTGGAAATAACCGCTCCTTTTGAAAATCTTCTGGATGATGAATGGAAAGGAAAGGAAGAAGAAGCATTTCGAAAAAGCCGACCGAAAGAAGAAGGATTATACCAAAGTGAATTCGCATTGCGATTTAATTATGATCGCTTTTTACAAGGGTTATCTACATCGGTATTTCCTCAAATGGCACGTAATGAAAAAAATCTTCGCTGTATTGGTGAGCTGGCGACCATTCATGGAATTGATGAAATGTCCATGCGTAAGTTAGTGTCACAGAGCATGAATTTAAAAGATAATACTTTAAATTTAGAGGTTTTAAAAAGAAAGGCTAGAAGCTTTCAAGGGGAATGGAAACAGGAGGAAAAAGACATTTATAAACTTCCACCAGTTCGTTTCCTTCAAAACCTGCAAAGAGGAATTGCTGTCAGCAATACAGATAAGAAATTAATTGAATCACTTTTGCATGATTTTCAGATGCAGCCGGATGTTGTCAATGTTTTGATAGAATATGTATTAGAAAAGACAAATCAGAAACTTACAAAATCTTATGTAGAAAAAATTGCAGGAGAGTGGGTTCGCTTGCAAATTGATACTTCTCAAAAAGCTTTTGAACATATTGCAAATGATAAACAGAAAAAAGTTGATAAAGTTTCATCGAAAAAACTTCCTGAGTGGTATCATAATCAGGACCTTGTACAGTCTAATGATGTAAAAGTCGATGAGGAAGAATTAGAGCGTTTAATGAAACAGCTGGGAGGTGAATAA
- the zapE gene encoding AFG1/ZapE family ATPase, producing the protein MEFNFMLSKEQQSAKEKRVQKLLQNPYLLEWRKKYAVDDTFVYDHSGRFQDYCDSMEKCKHCQGLCFCRQPLHGKYMELRVDGILVQELVNCSYQLQENSLFAHQKKYRLMDMPKQNLLVNISKLDLRNESMEYKHVVMQVLQKLMDEEDTKGLYFWGKPGVGKSYLAAGMCNYYAKKGYGVAFVNVARLIADLKMMFQDPAAMEERIRMIQHVDVLVLDDIGGESVTSWSRDDILLPLLDARMENKKRTIFTSNYSLEELKDKLAMAGSKKQEPMAAQRLLERICALSCEIFVKGCSRRK; encoded by the coding sequence ATGGAATTTAATTTTATGCTTAGCAAGGAGCAGCAAAGTGCAAAAGAAAAGCGAGTACAAAAATTATTACAAAACCCGTATTTGCTGGAATGGAGAAAAAAATACGCTGTGGATGATACGTTTGTGTATGATCATAGCGGACGTTTCCAAGATTATTGTGACAGCATGGAAAAATGTAAGCATTGTCAGGGGCTATGTTTTTGCAGACAGCCTTTGCATGGAAAATATATGGAGTTAAGAGTTGATGGTATTTTGGTTCAGGAACTTGTTAATTGTTCCTATCAGCTGCAAGAAAACAGCTTGTTTGCACATCAGAAAAAGTATCGTTTAATGGATATGCCTAAACAAAATCTTTTGGTAAATATTTCGAAGCTTGATCTTCGAAATGAAAGTATGGAATATAAACACGTTGTTATGCAGGTACTACAAAAACTGATGGATGAAGAAGATACAAAAGGGCTTTACTTCTGGGGAAAACCAGGTGTAGGGAAGAGTTATCTTGCGGCAGGGATGTGCAATTACTATGCAAAAAAAGGGTATGGAGTTGCCTTTGTGAATGTAGCAAGACTTATTGCAGATTTGAAAATGATGTTTCAAGATCCAGCTGCCATGGAGGAAAGAATTCGAATGATTCAGCATGTTGATGTTCTTGTGCTGGATGATATTGGAGGAGAAAGTGTTACTTCATGGAGCAGGGATGATATTTTATTGCCTTTGCTTGATGCAAGAATGGAAAACAAGAAAAGAACAATTTTTACAAGCAATTACAGCTTAGAAGAATTAAAAGATAAATTGGCTATGGCTGGAAGCAAAAAGCAGGAGCCGATGGCAGCTCAGCGTCTTCTTGAAAGAATATGTGCACTATCTTGTGAAATTTTTGTGAAAGGTTGTTCAAGAAGAAAATAA
- the pfkA gene encoding 6-phosphofructokinase: MVKRIGVLTSGGDAPGMNAAIRAVTRVALNSGIEVFGIYDGYKGMVEGYIEPLTKASVGEIIDRGGTVLGSARLPEFKDVEVRKKAVQQLKKRGIEAIVVIGGDGSYRGALALTEMGINCIGLPGTIDNDINCTDFTIGFDTALTTIVEAVDKLRDTSSSHHRCSIVEVMGNRCGDLAIWSGIACGAEIVITSQTGFEEGEVLERLRDFDLIKKKRHAIVVISEKITDVHQFAKKVSLNTGFSGRATVLGHVQRGGSPTPTDRVLASRMGEKAVDLLMQGIGGQCVSIKDNQIISVPIEEALNTPRESRKKLQNLFERLV; this comes from the coding sequence ATGGTAAAACGTATAGGAGTTCTAACATCTGGTGGAGATGCACCTGGGATGAATGCAGCCATTCGTGCTGTTACCAGGGTGGCGTTAAACAGTGGAATCGAAGTCTTCGGTATTTATGATGGATACAAAGGTATGGTAGAGGGATATATTGAACCTTTAACAAAAGCCAGTGTAGGGGAAATTATAGATCGCGGAGGAACGGTTTTGGGTTCTGCTCGACTTCCTGAATTCAAAGATGTTGAAGTTAGAAAAAAAGCAGTTCAGCAGCTAAAGAAAAGAGGAATAGAAGCAATTGTTGTTATTGGCGGTGATGGTTCTTATCGTGGTGCTTTAGCATTGACGGAGATGGGTATTAACTGTATCGGTTTACCTGGAACAATCGACAATGACATTAACTGTACTGATTTTACGATTGGATTTGATACTGCACTTACAACGATTGTAGAAGCAGTCGATAAACTGAGAGATACTTCCAGTTCACATCATCGCTGTTCTATTGTCGAAGTTATGGGAAATCGCTGCGGGGATTTGGCAATCTGGTCAGGTATTGCCTGTGGCGCTGAAATCGTTATAACTTCTCAAACAGGTTTTGAAGAAGGCGAAGTACTTGAAAGATTGCGCGATTTTGATTTGATTAAGAAAAAACGTCATGCAATCGTGGTAATTTCTGAAAAAATTACAGATGTACATCAATTTGCTAAAAAAGTTAGTCTAAATACTGGTTTTTCCGGTCGTGCAACCGTATTGGGTCATGTGCAGCGTGGAGGATCACCTACACCAACCGATCGAGTGCTTGCAAGTCGAATGGGAGAAAAAGCAGTGGACTTGTTAATGCAGGGGATTGGTGGACAATGCGTTAGTATTAAGGACAACCAGATTATATCTGTACCGATTGAAGAAGCCTTGAACACGCCAAGAGAGTCTCGTAAGAAATTACAAAATCTATTTGAACGTTTGGTATAA
- the pyk gene encoding pyruvate kinase: MIENRKTKIICTIGPVSESKEMMTKLVENGMNIIRLNFSHGDYEEHGNRINNIREVVKETGKNVAILLDTKGPEVRLGDFENKQETYEKGDEVTIVREKILGTHEKFHIQCPEIFNDVEVGGTILIDDGKCRLTILEKKEGELRCRIENPHTLKSRKGCNLPGVKLSMPFVSAKDDADIRFGCKMGVDYIAASFTRRKEDVLAIRKILEEEGRPDIQIIPKIENQEGFDNLREILEVADGVMVARGDLGVDVSFELVPLYQKQIIKTANELGKPVVTATHMLETMQQNPRPTRAEASDVANAVLDGTDAIMLSGESAAGDYPVEAVQTMDRIAKAMEPTLPYHERLKNAMKTSQRTKNDAIAISVADTSMTLDVAAVIAFTQSGNTARRISKYRPKAPVIAVTFDERTQRSLAMNWGVTTVLSEVANNQNNECELARTIAKEHGIKDGETIILVAGYPVGCGATNTMKIIEV, translated from the coding sequence ATGATTGAAAATAGAAAAACAAAAATTATTTGTACGATTGGTCCTGTTTCAGAAAGTAAAGAAATGATGACAAAGTTAGTAGAAAACGGAATGAATATTATTCGTTTGAACTTTTCTCATGGTGATTATGAAGAACATGGAAATCGTATTAACAATATTCGTGAAGTTGTTAAAGAAACTGGAAAAAATGTAGCTATTCTTCTAGATACAAAAGGTCCTGAAGTACGTTTAGGAGATTTCGAAAACAAACAGGAAACTTATGAAAAAGGTGATGAAGTTACAATTGTTCGCGAAAAAATCTTAGGAACTCATGAAAAATTCCATATTCAGTGTCCTGAAATTTTTAACGATGTTGAAGTTGGCGGAACAATTTTAATTGATGATGGGAAATGCCGTTTAACTATCCTTGAGAAGAAAGAAGGAGAGTTGCGTTGCCGTATCGAAAATCCACATACATTGAAAAGCAGAAAAGGATGTAATCTTCCTGGTGTTAAATTAAGCATGCCATTTGTTTCCGCAAAAGATGATGCGGATATCCGTTTTGGATGTAAAATGGGTGTAGATTACATTGCGGCATCTTTTACTCGTAGAAAAGAAGATGTATTGGCAATTCGTAAAATCTTGGAAGAAGAAGGAAGACCAGATATTCAGATCATTCCAAAAATTGAAAATCAGGAAGGATTTGACAATTTGCGTGAAATCCTAGAAGTGGCTGATGGTGTCATGGTAGCTCGTGGAGATTTAGGAGTCGATGTATCTTTTGAATTGGTACCTCTATATCAAAAACAGATTATCAAAACAGCGAATGAACTAGGAAAACCAGTTGTTACAGCTACACACATGCTGGAAACAATGCAGCAGAATCCTCGTCCAACTCGTGCAGAAGCAAGTGATGTTGCAAATGCTGTATTAGATGGAACAGATGCTATCATGCTGAGTGGAGAATCTGCAGCAGGTGATTATCCAGTAGAAGCAGTACAAACAATGGATCGCATTGCGAAAGCAATGGAACCAACACTTCCATATCATGAACGTTTGAAAAATGCTATGAAAACTAGCCAGAGAACAAAAAATGATGCAATTGCTATTTCTGTAGCAGATACTTCTATGACATTGGATGTTGCTGCTGTTATTGCGTTTACACAGAGTGGAAACACAGCACGCCGTATTTCTAAATACCGTCCAAAAGCACCAGTTATTGCTGTTACATTTGATGAAAGAACACAGCGTTCACTGGCTATGAACTGGGGAGTAACAACAGTATTGTCTGAAGTTGCAAACAACCAGAACAATGAATGTGAGTTAGCACGTACTATTGCAAAAGAACATGGAATCAAAGATGGAGAAACAATCATCTTGGTTGCAGGTTATCCAGTAGGATGCGGTGCTACTAATACAATGAAAATTATTGAAGTTTAA
- a CDS encoding aminopeptidase produces the protein MKGMIQKYAELAIRKGVNLQKGQILIINASVNAVELTRACVEEAYKAGAKRVQVFYQDEYINRSNYFYQSDEELQHIYPWEIDSRLDLMKDGACILHIISEIPGIMNGVDASKISKARMAKAILSKDLQEYTMLNKTQWCIIAVSNKEWADVVFPEFEGEIGAEEELMDRILSSVHVREDNDPIEEWTKLNASFQSRIQKLNTYHFDSLHFVNSLGTDLYVELPKTHIWAGGSEKTESGVEFNPNMPTEEIFSMPKRDGVNGIVYASRPLLYNGTMINDFWIRFKDGKAVEFDAKEGLDALTELINFDEGSSYLGEVALVPYHSPISESGILFYNTLFDENASCHLALGDAYPMNIENGTKMSEEELKQAGANSSLTHVDFMFGNEDMCITGNKDGKEIPVFKDGDFVF, from the coding sequence ATGAAAGGTATGATTCAAAAATATGCAGAATTAGCAATTCGTAAAGGAGTTAATCTGCAAAAAGGACAAATTCTTATTATTAATGCTTCTGTCAATGCGGTTGAACTAACAAGAGCTTGTGTAGAAGAAGCTTATAAAGCAGGTGCGAAAAGGGTACAGGTATTTTATCAGGATGAATATATAAATAGAAGTAACTATTTCTATCAGAGTGATGAAGAACTTCAGCATATCTATCCCTGGGAAATTGATAGTCGCTTAGATTTGATGAAAGATGGTGCATGTATTCTTCATATCATTTCTGAAATTCCAGGTATTATGAACGGAGTTGATGCATCTAAAATCAGTAAAGCAAGAATGGCGAAAGCAATATTAAGTAAAGACTTACAGGAATACACCATGTTGAATAAAACACAGTGGTGTATTATTGCAGTTTCAAATAAGGAATGGGCAGATGTAGTATTCCCAGAATTTGAAGGAGAAATTGGTGCAGAAGAAGAACTTATGGATAGAATTCTTTCTAGTGTTCATGTAAGGGAAGATAATGATCCTATTGAAGAATGGACAAAATTAAATGCTTCTTTCCAGTCTAGAATTCAGAAACTTAATACGTATCATTTTGATTCTTTGCATTTCGTGAACTCTTTAGGAACGGATTTATATGTTGAACTTCCTAAAACTCATATTTGGGCAGGAGGAAGTGAAAAAACAGAAAGTGGTGTAGAATTTAATCCCAATATGCCTACAGAAGAAATCTTTTCTATGCCAAAACGTGATGGGGTAAATGGAATTGTATATGCTTCTCGTCCACTTCTTTATAATGGAACAATGATCAATGATTTCTGGATTCGTTTTAAAGATGGAAAAGCCGTTGAATTTGATGCTAAAGAAGGATTGGATGCACTAACAGAACTTATAAATTTTGATGAAGGAAGTTCATATCTTGGAGAAGTTGCACTAGTTCCATATCATTCACCAATTTCAGAAAGTGGTATATTATTTTACAATACCTTATTTGATGAAAATGCGTCTTGTCATTTAGCACTTGGTGATGCATATCCTATGAATATAGAAAATGGTACTAAAATGAGTGAAGAAGAATTGAAACAGGCGGGTGCGAATTCTTCTTTAACACATGTTGATTTTATGTTTGGTAATGAAGATATGTGTATTACAGGAAATAAGGATGGCAAAGAGATTCCTGTATTCAAAGATGGAGATTTTGTATTTTAA